A window of the Cytophagia bacterium CHB2 genome harbors these coding sequences:
- a CDS encoding DUF433 domain-containing protein: MNSNYVEKRDDGYWVAQTRVSLDSIVYAFLSGQSAESIAQAFPVLTLEQVYGAITFYLAYRAEIDAYLVAQRNDYAVKRQAARDTDPMFYKKIAAAKEHLKLAGS; the protein is encoded by the coding sequence ATGAACTCCAACTATGTTGAAAAACGCGATGACGGCTATTGGGTTGCGCAAACACGGGTATCGCTTGATTCCATTGTCTATGCCTTCCTCAGCGGCCAATCTGCCGAAAGCATTGCTCAAGCTTTTCCAGTTCTCACCTTAGAACAGGTTTATGGCGCGATCACTTTTTATCTGGCATACCGGGCTGAGATTGACGCTTATCTTGTCGCTCAACGCAACGATTATGCCGTCAAGCGCCAAGCGGCTCGAGATACAGACCCGATGTTCTACAAAAAGATCGCCGCCGCTAAGGAACACCTAAAACTGGCTGGATCATGA